A genomic region of Parambassis ranga chromosome 7, fParRan2.1, whole genome shotgun sequence contains the following coding sequences:
- the hcfc1b gene encoding host cell factor 1b isoform X1 has protein sequence MTTEIASPVVLQPRWKRVLGWTGPVPRPRHGHRAVAIKELMVVFGGGNEGIVDELHVYNTATNQWFIPAVRGDIPPGCAAYGFACDGTRLLVFGGMVEYGKYSNDLYELQASRWEWKRLKPKAPKNGPPPCPRLGHSFSLIGTRCYLFGGLANDSEDPKNNIPRYLNDLYCLELRPGSSVVGWEIPQTSGPPPPPRESHTAVVTSGLKSNRLIIYGGMSGCRLGDLWVLNIGSLVWSKPAVRGMSPLPRSLHSATVINNKMYVFGGWVPLVMDDIKVATHEKEWKCTNSLACLNLDSMCWETVQMDSEEENIPRARAGHCSVAINSRLYIWSGRDGYRKAWNNQVCCKDLWYLESERPCAPSRVQLVRANTTSLEVSWGPCQTADTYLLQLQKYDIPATPAAPSPTSSPASNATPVASSSKSLSPLAPASANQTIPLSGITLVPSPTTSVPGSPFTATAKAPAVLKVATAPGAAGGASIVTVRQATPKSPVAVATLPAGVRMMVPAQPGQPPVGSSPQMSGMAALAAAAAATQKIPPSSAAVLPAGATIVKTVAVTPGSSSLPVKVVSDAATQLLKTAAAHVGGASVVSTPATPSRPIITVHKSGTVTVSQQAQVVTTVVGGVTKTITLVNSPLSVGGGGGLIGNLGNLGKVVSVVQTKPVQTGAVMGQAGSSPVTQILQAKGGLPAGTILKLVSSADGKQTTILSTTQAGSTAGKPTILGVAPASSKPGTTIIKTIPVSALQGGAAPLTGGNSPITILSTKVVTPGTAGKILTAVPKISASGQQGVTQVVLKGAPGTPGTILRTVPMSGVRLVSPGAKPSVTTLVVKGTTGVSSLGTVTGSISSTMAGGAVAATNASLATPVTTLATIATLASQVTMATASATGPKQVTLITTPSGAETQPLVQDLPVSIMASPTSEEPGSTTSTTTSTTAEGEEAAAVTLVCSNPPCETHETGTTNTATVATATMGAGDRMCSNPPCETHETGTTNTATVASASMGQALQVSSNETTNTCSNPPCEMHETRTTNTATTAGGLTQVCSNPPCETHETGTTNTATTATAQQVGDDLQGDSTNPSPAFETPPPTAASHSRAVTTVTQATPTPGPSIPEISSLVGVDRAESSDALEVEEPIQTDSQSGEGMSSAASVVQVHVQGGDTALQMATSDSGLPQELMSSEGEGGEVLSGSTTLMVTRGLTADHLTVTAATEEAAQQATIQAVLQAAGHIGDTEASMEQSIPIILTQQELAALVQQQQLQLQDIHSQPALEPELEPQHSSIPTEGLAPADSLNDPTAESNGHELTSSAVTSAVARLASTFGPTHTLTPGQVKVPAAATEATNGIATPAVKQAGQVKQLVKESQWFDVGIVKVTNMVVTHYYVPYDDNMADDDSGVIPDYSQMRKVELQPGTAYKFRVAGINICGRGAFSEVSAFKTCLPGFPGAPCAIKISKNLDGAQLTWEPPAVTSGKITEYSVYLAIQSSQTSSSGPGPAQLAFMRVYCGPQPCCLVQASSLANAHIDYTTKPAIIFRIAARNQKGYGPATQVRWLQETSKDAKPAVKRPGASPDFKPGGPKKIRTDQ, from the exons CGAGGGGATAGTGGACGAGCTGCATGTCTACAACACAG CTACCAACCAGTGGTTCATCCCCGCAGTCCGCGGTGACATTCCTCCTGGCTGTGCGGCATATGGCTTCGCGTGCGATGGGACGCGGCTGCTAGTGTTTGGGGGGATGGTGGAGTATGGCAAATACAGCAACGACCTCTATGAGCTACAG GCAAGCCGCTGGGAGTGGAAACGACTGAAGCCCAAAGCTCCAAAGAATGGCCCGCCCCCCTGCCCTCGCCTTGGACACAGCTTCTCTCTCATTGGCACTCGGTGCTATCTGTTTGGTGGGCTGGCCAATGACAGCGAAGACCCCAAGAACAACATTCCCAG GTACCTGAATGACCTGTACTGTCTGGAGTTGCGGCCTGGCTCCAGCGTCGTTGGTTGGGAGATTCCGCAGACGTCCggcccaccacctccacccaggGAGAGTCACACAGCAGTCGTGACGAGCGGCCTTAAATCCAACAGACTGATCATCTATGGAGGGATGAGTGGCTGCAGACTGGGAGACCTGTGGGTTCTCAACATAG GTTCTCTGGTGTGGAGTAAACCAGCTGTCCGTGGGATGTCCCCCCTCCCCCGCAGCCTTCATTCTGCGACCGTCATCAACAACAA GATGTACGTGTTTGGCGGCTGGGTTCCCCTGGTTATGGACGACATCAAAGTGGCGACTCATGAGAAGGAGTGGAAATGCACCAATTCATTAGCCTGCCTCAACCTtg ACTCGATGTGCTGGGAGACCGTGCAGATggacagtgaggaggagaacatcCCCCGAGCTCGGGCAGGTCATTGCAGTGTTGCCATTAACTCCAGACTTTACATCTGGAGTGGTAGAGACGGCTACAGAAAGGCCTGGAACAACCAAGTATGCTGCAAGGACCTGTGGTACCTGGAGTCAG agCGCCCCTGCGCCCCCTCTCGGGTACAGCTGGTCCGAGCCAACACAACATCCCTGGAGGTGAGCTGGGGGCCATGTCAAACTGCAGACACCTACCTATTGCAGCTGCAGAAGTACGACATTCCTGCCACACCTGCAGCCCCCTCGCCCACCTCCAGCCCTGCTTCCAATGCCACACCAGTAGCCAGCTCCTCCAAAAGCCTCAGCCCACTCGCACCAGCATCAGCTAACCAGACCATCCCATTATCTGGTATCACACTCGTCCCTTCCCCGACCACCTCTGTGCCTGGAAGCCCATTTACTGCCACTGCCAAAGCACCAG cggTGTTGAAGGTTGCAACAGCTCCAGGTGCAGCAGGCGGAGCCTCCATTGTCACCGTTAGACAGGCCACACCCAAATCCCCAGTTGCTGTGGCAACTCTTCCTGCAGGTGTTCGTATGATGGTTCCTGCTCAGCCTGGTCAGCCg CCAGTTGGCAGCAGTCCTCAGATGAGTGGCATGGCAGCCttggcagcagcggcagcagcaacTCAGAAGATCCCTCCCTCCTCGGCAGCAGTGCTTCCAGCAGGAGCAACCATCGTGAAGACAGTGGCTGTCACTCCAGGATCCAGCAGTCTGCCTGTTAAAGTG GTGAGCGATGCCGCCACACAACTGTTGAAGACGGCTGCTGCGCATGTGGGCGGGGCCTCTGTAGTCTCCACCCCTGCAACCCCTAGCCGGCCAATTATTACAGTCCATAAGTCAGGCACAGTGACAGTCTCTCAGCAAGCTCAGGTGGTCACCACAGTGGTGGGCGGAGTCACAAAGACCATCACCCTTGTCAACAGTCCACTGAGCGTGGGGGGGGGCGGTGGTCTG ATTGGTAACCTTGGTAACCTGGGAAAGGTGGTGTCAGTGGTCCAGACCAAACCAGTTCAGACCGGAGCGGTGATGGGACAGGCTGGGAGCAGCCCAGTAACCCAGATCCTCCAG GCGAAGGGCGGTCTCCCTGCAGGAACCATCCTGAAGCTGGTGTCATCAGCAGACGGTAAGCAGACCACCATCCTCAGCACAACACAGGCTGGATCCACCGCAGGCAAACCCACTATACTGGGCGTTGCCCCAGCTTCCTCCAAACCCGGAACCACCATTATCAAGACCATCCCAGTGTCGGCGCTGCAAGGTGGGGCAG CTCCACTCACAGGTGGAAACAGTCCAATCACTATCCTCAGCACCAAGGTGGTGACTCCAGGAACCGCTGGAAAAATCCTCACTGCTGTCCCCAAAATCTCAGCCTCTGGCCAGCAAGGGGTCACAcag GTGGTGTTAAAAGGAGCTCCGGGTACGCCAGGTACGATCCTGAGAACCGTCCCGATGAGCGGGGTCAGGCTTGTGTCACCAGGTGCCAAACCATCCGTTACCACTTTGGTCGTCAAGGGAACCACAGGTGTCTCCAGTCTGGGGACTGTCACTGGAAGCATCTCCAGCACAATGGCAGGAGGAGCCGTTGCTGCCACCAATGCCTCATTGGCGACGCCTGTCACCACCTTGGCAACCATCGCCACACTGGCCAGCCAGGTCACAATGGCGACCGCCTCTGCCACAGGACCCAAGCAG GTGACTCTGATCACAACTCCGAGCGGGGCTGAGACCCAGCCGCTGGTCCAGGACCTGCCcgtctccatcatggcttctcCTACTTCAGAGGAACCAGGAAGTACCACCAGTACTACTACAAGCACTactgcagagggagaggaggcagctGCAG TGACACTGGTCTGCTCCAACCCACCCTGTGAGACTCATGAGACTGGAACCACCAACACCGCCACTGTTGCCACAGCAACCATGGGCGCCGGTGACAGAATGTGCTCCAACCCACCCTGTGAGACACATGAGACTGGAACCACCAACACCGCCACAGTGGCCTCAGCCAGCATGGGCCAAGCACTGCAG GTGAGTTCAAACGAGACTACAAATACCTGCTCCAACCCACCATGTGAGATGCATGAGACCAGAACCACCAACACCGCCACCACAGCTGGTGGGCTCACACAG GTGTGCTCAAACCCACCATGTGAAACCCATGAGACAGGAACAACCAACACCGCCACCACAGCTACAG CTCAGCAGGTTGGAGACGATCTGCAGGGAGACTCCACAAACCCCTCCCCCGCCTTCGAAACCCCCCCTCCCACCGCAGCCAGTCATAGCAGAGCTGTAACCACGGTTACACAAGCAACACCGACACCTGGACCATCCATACCA gAAATCTCTTCACTGGTGGGAGTTGATAGGGCGGAGTCCTCTGATGCTTTGGAGGTGGAAGAACctatacagacagacagccaatcAGGGGAGGGGATGTCATCAGCAGCGTCAGTGGTACAGGTTCATGTTCAAGGCGGGGACACAGCACTacag ATGGCGACCTCGGACAGTGGTCTTCCTCAGGAGCTGATGTcatcagaaggagaaggaggtgagGTGCTCTCTGGTTCGACAACACTGATGGTGACAAGGGGACTAACCGCTGATCATCTGACGGTTACCGCAGCAACAGAGGAGGCAGCTCAACAGGCAACGATACAGGCAGTCCTGCAGGCAGCGGGACACATCG GTGATACTGAGGCCTCCATGGAACAGTCCATCCCCATCATTCTGACCCAGCAGGAGCTGGCAGCGCTggtccaacagcagcagctgcagctgcaggacatcCACAGCCAACCAGCTTTGGAACCAGAACTAGaaccacagcacagcagcattcCCACAG AGGGCCTTGCTCCGGCAGATAGCCTTAATGACCCAACAGCAGAGAGTAACGGACACGAACTGACGTCATCGGCGGTAACAAGTGCAGTCGCCCGCTTGGCCAGCACATTTGGGCCCACCCACACTCTCACACCAGGTCAGGTGAAGGTCCCAGCAGCTGCTACAGAGGCGACCAATGGCATTGCAACACCTGCAGTG AAGCAGGCTGGCCAGGTGAAGCAGTTGGTGAAGGAGAGTCAGTGGTTCGATGTTGGCATTGTAAAAGTCACCAACATGGTGGTCACGCATTACTACGTCCCTTACGATGACAACATGGCCGAC GATGACTCGGGTGTGATACCAGACTACAGTCAGATGAggaaggtggagctgcagccAGGGACGGCCTATAAGTTCCGTGTGGCAGGGATCAATATCTGCGGCCGTGGTGCCTTCTCTGAAGTGTCGGCGTTTAAAACATGCCTGCCCGGTTTCCCTGGAGCGCCGTGCGCCATCAAGATTAGCAAG AACCTGGATGGGGCCCAGCTGACCTGGGAGCCTCCTGCAGTCACATCAGGGAAGATCACAGAGTACTCCGTTTACCTGGCCATCCAGTCCAGTCAGACCTCTTCCTCCGGGCCCGGTCCAGCCCAGCTAGCCTTCATGAGGGTCTACTGTGGTCCACAGCCATGCTGCCTGGTCCAGGCCTCAAGCCTTGCTAACGCCCACATTGACTACACCACCAAGCCTGCCATCATCTTCCGCATTGCTGCACGCAACCAGAAGGGCTATGGGCCAGCCACGCAGGTTCGGTGGTTGCAAG AAACCAGCAAAGATGCAAAACCAGCCGTGAAGAGACCGGGAGCATCTCCAGACtt TAAACCTGGTGGACCAAAGAAGATCAGAACAGACCAATAG
- the hcfc1b gene encoding host cell factor 1b isoform X2, with product MTTEIASPVVLQPRWKRVLGWTGPVPRPRHGHRAVAIKELMVVFGGGNEGIVDELHVYNTATNQWFIPAVRGDIPPGCAAYGFACDGTRLLVFGGMVEYGKYSNDLYELQASRWEWKRLKPKAPKNGPPPCPRLGHSFSLIGTRCYLFGGLANDSEDPKNNIPRYLNDLYCLELRPGSSVVGWEIPQTSGPPPPPRESHTAVVTSGLKSNRLIIYGGMSGCRLGDLWVLNIGSLVWSKPAVRGMSPLPRSLHSATVINNKMYVFGGWVPLVMDDIKVATHEKEWKCTNSLACLNLDSMCWETVQMDSEEENIPRARAGHCSVAINSRLYIWSGRDGYRKAWNNQVCCKDLWYLESERPCAPSRVQLVRANTTSLEVSWGPCQTADTYLLQLQKYDIPATPAAPSPTSSPASNATPVASSSKSLSPLAPASANQTIPLSGITLVPSPTTSVPGSPFTATAKAPAVLKVATAPGAAGGASIVTVRQATPKSPVAVATLPAGVRMMVPAQPGQPPVGSSPQMSGMAALAAAAAATQKIPPSSAAVLPAGATIVKTVAVTPGSSSLPVKVVSDAATQLLKTAAAHVGGASVVSTPATPSRPIITVHKSGTVTVSQQAQVVTTVVGGVTKTITLVNSPLSVGGGGGLIGNLGNLGKVVSVVQTKPVQTGAVMGQAGSSPVTQILQAKGGLPAGTILKLVSSADGKQTTILSTTQAGSTAGKPTILGVAPASSKPGTTIIKTIPVSALQGGAAPLTGGNSPITILSTKVVTPGTAGKILTAVPKISASGQQGVTQVVLKGAPGTPGTILRTVPMSGVRLVSPGAKPSVTTLVVKGTTGVSSLGTVTGSISSTMAGGAVAATNASLATPVTTLATIATLASQVTMATASATGPKQVTLITTPSGAETQPLVQDLPVSIMASPTSEEPGSTTSTTTSTTAEGEEAAAVTLVCSNPPCETHETGTTNTATVATATMGAGDRMCSNPPCETHETGTTNTATVASASMGQALQVSSNETTNTCSNPPCEMHETRTTNTATTAGGLTQVCSNPPCETHETGTTNTATTATAQQVGDDLQGDSTNPSPAFETPPPTAASHSRAVTTVTQATPTPGPSIPEISSLVGVDRAESSDALEVEEPIQTDSQSGEGMSSAASVVQVHVQGGDTALQMATSDSGLPQELMSSEGEGGEVLSGSTTLMVTRGLTADHLTVTAATEEAAQQATIQAVLQAAGHIGDTEASMEQSIPIILTQQELAALVQQQQLQLQDIHSQPALEPELEPQHSSIPTEGLAPADSLNDPTAESNGHELTSSAVTSAVARLASTFGPTHTLTPGQVKVPAAATEATNGIATPAVQAGQVKQLVKESQWFDVGIVKVTNMVVTHYYVPYDDNMADDDSGVIPDYSQMRKVELQPGTAYKFRVAGINICGRGAFSEVSAFKTCLPGFPGAPCAIKISKNLDGAQLTWEPPAVTSGKITEYSVYLAIQSSQTSSSGPGPAQLAFMRVYCGPQPCCLVQASSLANAHIDYTTKPAIIFRIAARNQKGYGPATQVRWLQETSKDAKPAVKRPGASPDFKPGGPKKIRTDQ from the exons CGAGGGGATAGTGGACGAGCTGCATGTCTACAACACAG CTACCAACCAGTGGTTCATCCCCGCAGTCCGCGGTGACATTCCTCCTGGCTGTGCGGCATATGGCTTCGCGTGCGATGGGACGCGGCTGCTAGTGTTTGGGGGGATGGTGGAGTATGGCAAATACAGCAACGACCTCTATGAGCTACAG GCAAGCCGCTGGGAGTGGAAACGACTGAAGCCCAAAGCTCCAAAGAATGGCCCGCCCCCCTGCCCTCGCCTTGGACACAGCTTCTCTCTCATTGGCACTCGGTGCTATCTGTTTGGTGGGCTGGCCAATGACAGCGAAGACCCCAAGAACAACATTCCCAG GTACCTGAATGACCTGTACTGTCTGGAGTTGCGGCCTGGCTCCAGCGTCGTTGGTTGGGAGATTCCGCAGACGTCCggcccaccacctccacccaggGAGAGTCACACAGCAGTCGTGACGAGCGGCCTTAAATCCAACAGACTGATCATCTATGGAGGGATGAGTGGCTGCAGACTGGGAGACCTGTGGGTTCTCAACATAG GTTCTCTGGTGTGGAGTAAACCAGCTGTCCGTGGGATGTCCCCCCTCCCCCGCAGCCTTCATTCTGCGACCGTCATCAACAACAA GATGTACGTGTTTGGCGGCTGGGTTCCCCTGGTTATGGACGACATCAAAGTGGCGACTCATGAGAAGGAGTGGAAATGCACCAATTCATTAGCCTGCCTCAACCTtg ACTCGATGTGCTGGGAGACCGTGCAGATggacagtgaggaggagaacatcCCCCGAGCTCGGGCAGGTCATTGCAGTGTTGCCATTAACTCCAGACTTTACATCTGGAGTGGTAGAGACGGCTACAGAAAGGCCTGGAACAACCAAGTATGCTGCAAGGACCTGTGGTACCTGGAGTCAG agCGCCCCTGCGCCCCCTCTCGGGTACAGCTGGTCCGAGCCAACACAACATCCCTGGAGGTGAGCTGGGGGCCATGTCAAACTGCAGACACCTACCTATTGCAGCTGCAGAAGTACGACATTCCTGCCACACCTGCAGCCCCCTCGCCCACCTCCAGCCCTGCTTCCAATGCCACACCAGTAGCCAGCTCCTCCAAAAGCCTCAGCCCACTCGCACCAGCATCAGCTAACCAGACCATCCCATTATCTGGTATCACACTCGTCCCTTCCCCGACCACCTCTGTGCCTGGAAGCCCATTTACTGCCACTGCCAAAGCACCAG cggTGTTGAAGGTTGCAACAGCTCCAGGTGCAGCAGGCGGAGCCTCCATTGTCACCGTTAGACAGGCCACACCCAAATCCCCAGTTGCTGTGGCAACTCTTCCTGCAGGTGTTCGTATGATGGTTCCTGCTCAGCCTGGTCAGCCg CCAGTTGGCAGCAGTCCTCAGATGAGTGGCATGGCAGCCttggcagcagcggcagcagcaacTCAGAAGATCCCTCCCTCCTCGGCAGCAGTGCTTCCAGCAGGAGCAACCATCGTGAAGACAGTGGCTGTCACTCCAGGATCCAGCAGTCTGCCTGTTAAAGTG GTGAGCGATGCCGCCACACAACTGTTGAAGACGGCTGCTGCGCATGTGGGCGGGGCCTCTGTAGTCTCCACCCCTGCAACCCCTAGCCGGCCAATTATTACAGTCCATAAGTCAGGCACAGTGACAGTCTCTCAGCAAGCTCAGGTGGTCACCACAGTGGTGGGCGGAGTCACAAAGACCATCACCCTTGTCAACAGTCCACTGAGCGTGGGGGGGGGCGGTGGTCTG ATTGGTAACCTTGGTAACCTGGGAAAGGTGGTGTCAGTGGTCCAGACCAAACCAGTTCAGACCGGAGCGGTGATGGGACAGGCTGGGAGCAGCCCAGTAACCCAGATCCTCCAG GCGAAGGGCGGTCTCCCTGCAGGAACCATCCTGAAGCTGGTGTCATCAGCAGACGGTAAGCAGACCACCATCCTCAGCACAACACAGGCTGGATCCACCGCAGGCAAACCCACTATACTGGGCGTTGCCCCAGCTTCCTCCAAACCCGGAACCACCATTATCAAGACCATCCCAGTGTCGGCGCTGCAAGGTGGGGCAG CTCCACTCACAGGTGGAAACAGTCCAATCACTATCCTCAGCACCAAGGTGGTGACTCCAGGAACCGCTGGAAAAATCCTCACTGCTGTCCCCAAAATCTCAGCCTCTGGCCAGCAAGGGGTCACAcag GTGGTGTTAAAAGGAGCTCCGGGTACGCCAGGTACGATCCTGAGAACCGTCCCGATGAGCGGGGTCAGGCTTGTGTCACCAGGTGCCAAACCATCCGTTACCACTTTGGTCGTCAAGGGAACCACAGGTGTCTCCAGTCTGGGGACTGTCACTGGAAGCATCTCCAGCACAATGGCAGGAGGAGCCGTTGCTGCCACCAATGCCTCATTGGCGACGCCTGTCACCACCTTGGCAACCATCGCCACACTGGCCAGCCAGGTCACAATGGCGACCGCCTCTGCCACAGGACCCAAGCAG GTGACTCTGATCACAACTCCGAGCGGGGCTGAGACCCAGCCGCTGGTCCAGGACCTGCCcgtctccatcatggcttctcCTACTTCAGAGGAACCAGGAAGTACCACCAGTACTACTACAAGCACTactgcagagggagaggaggcagctGCAG TGACACTGGTCTGCTCCAACCCACCCTGTGAGACTCATGAGACTGGAACCACCAACACCGCCACTGTTGCCACAGCAACCATGGGCGCCGGTGACAGAATGTGCTCCAACCCACCCTGTGAGACACATGAGACTGGAACCACCAACACCGCCACAGTGGCCTCAGCCAGCATGGGCCAAGCACTGCAG GTGAGTTCAAACGAGACTACAAATACCTGCTCCAACCCACCATGTGAGATGCATGAGACCAGAACCACCAACACCGCCACCACAGCTGGTGGGCTCACACAG GTGTGCTCAAACCCACCATGTGAAACCCATGAGACAGGAACAACCAACACCGCCACCACAGCTACAG CTCAGCAGGTTGGAGACGATCTGCAGGGAGACTCCACAAACCCCTCCCCCGCCTTCGAAACCCCCCCTCCCACCGCAGCCAGTCATAGCAGAGCTGTAACCACGGTTACACAAGCAACACCGACACCTGGACCATCCATACCA gAAATCTCTTCACTGGTGGGAGTTGATAGGGCGGAGTCCTCTGATGCTTTGGAGGTGGAAGAACctatacagacagacagccaatcAGGGGAGGGGATGTCATCAGCAGCGTCAGTGGTACAGGTTCATGTTCAAGGCGGGGACACAGCACTacag ATGGCGACCTCGGACAGTGGTCTTCCTCAGGAGCTGATGTcatcagaaggagaaggaggtgagGTGCTCTCTGGTTCGACAACACTGATGGTGACAAGGGGACTAACCGCTGATCATCTGACGGTTACCGCAGCAACAGAGGAGGCAGCTCAACAGGCAACGATACAGGCAGTCCTGCAGGCAGCGGGACACATCG GTGATACTGAGGCCTCCATGGAACAGTCCATCCCCATCATTCTGACCCAGCAGGAGCTGGCAGCGCTggtccaacagcagcagctgcagctgcaggacatcCACAGCCAACCAGCTTTGGAACCAGAACTAGaaccacagcacagcagcattcCCACAG AGGGCCTTGCTCCGGCAGATAGCCTTAATGACCCAACAGCAGAGAGTAACGGACACGAACTGACGTCATCGGCGGTAACAAGTGCAGTCGCCCGCTTGGCCAGCACATTTGGGCCCACCCACACTCTCACACCAGGTCAGGTGAAGGTCCCAGCAGCTGCTACAGAGGCGACCAATGGCATTGCAACACCTGCAGTG CAGGCTGGCCAGGTGAAGCAGTTGGTGAAGGAGAGTCAGTGGTTCGATGTTGGCATTGTAAAAGTCACCAACATGGTGGTCACGCATTACTACGTCCCTTACGATGACAACATGGCCGAC GATGACTCGGGTGTGATACCAGACTACAGTCAGATGAggaaggtggagctgcagccAGGGACGGCCTATAAGTTCCGTGTGGCAGGGATCAATATCTGCGGCCGTGGTGCCTTCTCTGAAGTGTCGGCGTTTAAAACATGCCTGCCCGGTTTCCCTGGAGCGCCGTGCGCCATCAAGATTAGCAAG AACCTGGATGGGGCCCAGCTGACCTGGGAGCCTCCTGCAGTCACATCAGGGAAGATCACAGAGTACTCCGTTTACCTGGCCATCCAGTCCAGTCAGACCTCTTCCTCCGGGCCCGGTCCAGCCCAGCTAGCCTTCATGAGGGTCTACTGTGGTCCACAGCCATGCTGCCTGGTCCAGGCCTCAAGCCTTGCTAACGCCCACATTGACTACACCACCAAGCCTGCCATCATCTTCCGCATTGCTGCACGCAACCAGAAGGGCTATGGGCCAGCCACGCAGGTTCGGTGGTTGCAAG AAACCAGCAAAGATGCAAAACCAGCCGTGAAGAGACCGGGAGCATCTCCAGACtt TAAACCTGGTGGACCAAAGAAGATCAGAACAGACCAATAG